A window of the Rhizobium viscosum genome harbors these coding sequences:
- a CDS encoding ABC transporter substrate-binding protein, with product MTREKDQSSPLSIGRRHFLGGAVALGALPALTNGLLIPCEARAQEAKRGGHLKLGLKGGATSDALDPATYSASVLFVIGRLWGDTLVESDPKTGAPLPSLATSWAPSADASVWTFRIRNDVQFHDGSKMTVADIVATLKRHADKNSQSGALGLMASITGIEEKAGDLVLTLSEGNADLPLLLTDYHLIIQTKGGLDKPAAAIGTGPYILKSFEPGVRATFEKNPRDWRSDRGFVDSVEILVINDNTARVAALASGQVHFVNNVDPKTVPMLQRAPTVDILRNTGKGFYCFLMHCDTAPFDNADLRLALKYAIDRQAILDKVLGGYGTIGNDYPVNSNYALAPTDIEQRPYDPDKAAFHFKKSGFDRSIQLLTSDAAFPGAVDAAILFQQSARKAGITIDVKREPEDGYWTNVWNKQPFCASFWGGRPTQDSRYSTSYLSTAEWNDTRFKRPDFDKLVLQARSELDEAKRKVLYRQLALMVRDDGGLILPVFNDYIMASSKTLKGYVDDIGNDMSNGYIGSRVWLNA from the coding sequence ATGACACGTGAAAAGGATCAATCTTCGCCGCTGAGTATCGGCCGCCGTCACTTCCTGGGCGGTGCCGTCGCGCTGGGCGCTTTGCCTGCCCTCACCAACGGCCTCCTGATACCGTGCGAGGCCCGCGCGCAGGAAGCGAAGCGCGGTGGTCATCTGAAACTCGGCCTCAAGGGCGGCGCCACCAGTGATGCGCTCGACCCTGCGACCTATAGCGCCTCCGTGTTGTTCGTCATTGGCCGTCTCTGGGGCGATACACTTGTCGAATCCGACCCCAAGACCGGTGCACCCTTGCCGTCGCTGGCGACGTCCTGGGCGCCATCGGCGGACGCATCCGTCTGGACTTTCAGGATCAGGAACGACGTGCAGTTTCACGATGGCAGCAAGATGACCGTCGCGGACATCGTCGCGACACTGAAGCGACATGCGGACAAGAATTCGCAGTCGGGTGCTCTGGGGCTCATGGCCTCGATCACCGGTATCGAAGAGAAAGCGGGCGACCTTGTCCTGACGCTTTCGGAAGGCAATGCGGACCTGCCTTTGCTTTTGACCGACTACCACCTGATCATCCAGACGAAGGGCGGCCTCGACAAGCCTGCGGCGGCCATCGGTACAGGTCCTTACATTCTGAAAAGCTTCGAACCGGGCGTTCGTGCAACCTTCGAGAAAAACCCTAGGGATTGGCGCTCCGACCGCGGCTTTGTCGACAGCGTCGAAATCCTCGTCATCAACGACAACACCGCCCGCGTTGCCGCACTTGCCTCCGGCCAGGTCCATTTCGTCAACAATGTCGACCCCAAGACCGTCCCGATGCTGCAGAGAGCCCCGACCGTCGACATCCTCCGGAATACAGGCAAGGGCTTCTATTGTTTCCTGATGCATTGCGACACGGCTCCCTTCGACAACGCCGATCTTCGGCTTGCCCTGAAATATGCCATCGATCGTCAGGCGATCCTCGACAAGGTTCTGGGCGGCTACGGAACGATCGGCAACGACTATCCGGTCAATTCCAACTACGCCCTCGCCCCGACCGATATCGAGCAGCGCCCTTATGATCCGGACAAGGCCGCCTTCCACTTCAAGAAATCGGGTTTCGACCGCTCCATTCAGCTGCTCACGTCAGACGCAGCCTTTCCGGGCGCCGTGGATGCGGCGATCCTGTTCCAGCAAAGCGCGCGCAAGGCCGGCATCACGATCGATGTCAAGCGCGAACCGGAAGACGGCTACTGGACCAATGTCTGGAACAAGCAGCCCTTCTGCGCCTCGTTCTGGGGCGGTCGTCCGACCCAGGATTCGCGCTATTCCACCTCCTACCTGTCGACCGCAGAATGGAACGACACGCGTTTCAAGCGCCCTGACTTCGACAAATTGGTTCTGCAAGCAAGGTCTGAACTCGACGAGGCCAAGCGCAAGGTGCTTTATCGGCAATTGGCGCTGATGGTGCGAGACGATGGCGGTCTGATCCTGCCCGTCTTCAACGACTACATCATGGCCTCTTCGAAAACGCTGAAGGGATATGTCGACGATATCGGCAACGATATGTCCAACGGCTACATCGGCAGCCGCGTGTGGCTTAATGCCTAA
- a CDS encoding CocE/NonD family hydrolase — protein MSDRSFTTIENQWITLKDGTRLAARIWMPDGAEKDPVPAVFEFLPYRKRDGTSPRDESTYPVFAAAGIAGVRVDIRGSGESSGIIDGEYTELELANACELIAWIAAQPWSNGSVGMMGISWGGFNCLQVAALKPPALKAVISIASTVDRYNDDIHYKNGCHLSAQLSWAATMLAYQSRSPDPAIVGDDWRDMWRQRLEQEPFFMEEWLEHQRRDDFWRHGSICEDFAGFDIPAIVIAGWADGYRNTPLLAVEGLGEKAKALIGPWIHKYPHFAWPKPRVDFHGEAIAWWNHWLRGESNGAEAMPSLRAYILDAIKPAKRRDFDPGFWIAKRIWQQPDMQCFYVEQFGALMEGMPIPHAPEHPVYLRSPLDTGTASGEWFTLKPDAELAIDQRLDDAGSLTFQTAPLVEDHDYLGRPAVTLTLRCDTETANLCARLVDVHPDGTATRVSFGVLNLAHRNGNAAPEPLNKGELTTITITLDACGYRFRKGHRIRLSLSTAYWPMVLPPPEDPGLTIDIASIGLALPKLGAHEIIDIKQPDNPDPLPKYIEHAPASTKRQVVRDLSAGLTRYEIHEDTGLFEHPGTGLSTRQLREEIWSIAPNDPLSMTGTSTWTCDMQRPGWSVTTVATASIRCTATHWIIAASVVAHEGGIKIFEKDFGETAIARDLM, from the coding sequence ATGTCAGACCGCAGCTTCACGACCATTGAAAATCAGTGGATCACCTTGAAGGACGGCACGCGGCTCGCCGCACGCATCTGGATGCCCGACGGCGCGGAGAAGGATCCCGTGCCGGCGGTCTTCGAGTTCCTGCCCTATCGTAAGCGCGACGGGACAAGCCCGCGTGATGAATCCACCTACCCGGTCTTCGCTGCAGCCGGGATTGCCGGCGTGCGTGTCGACATCAGAGGCTCCGGCGAATCCAGCGGCATCATTGATGGCGAATATACCGAGCTCGAGCTTGCCAATGCCTGCGAGCTGATCGCCTGGATCGCAGCGCAACCCTGGTCGAACGGCTCGGTCGGCATGATGGGTATTTCCTGGGGCGGCTTCAACTGTCTGCAGGTCGCAGCCTTGAAGCCCCCCGCGCTAAAGGCGGTGATTTCAATCGCTTCCACGGTCGACCGCTATAATGACGACATCCACTACAAGAACGGCTGCCACCTCTCCGCCCAGCTTTCCTGGGCGGCGACCATGCTTGCCTACCAATCGCGCTCCCCCGATCCGGCCATCGTCGGCGACGATTGGCGCGATATGTGGCGGCAGCGCCTGGAGCAGGAACCCTTCTTCATGGAAGAATGGCTGGAGCATCAGCGCCGTGACGATTTCTGGCGGCATGGGTCGATCTGCGAAGATTTCGCGGGCTTCGATATTCCCGCCATCGTCATCGCCGGCTGGGCGGATGGCTATCGCAACACGCCCTTGCTGGCCGTCGAGGGTCTCGGCGAGAAAGCGAAGGCGCTGATCGGTCCATGGATCCACAAGTATCCGCATTTCGCCTGGCCGAAGCCGCGGGTCGATTTCCACGGAGAAGCCATTGCCTGGTGGAACCATTGGTTGCGCGGCGAATCCAATGGCGCTGAGGCCATGCCATCCTTACGCGCCTATATTCTCGATGCCATAAAGCCCGCCAAGCGCCGCGATTTCGACCCCGGTTTCTGGATCGCCAAGCGTATTTGGCAGCAGCCGGACATGCAGTGCTTCTATGTCGAGCAGTTCGGTGCCTTGATGGAAGGCATGCCGATCCCACATGCGCCGGAACATCCTGTTTATCTGCGCTCGCCGCTCGATACGGGCACGGCATCGGGCGAATGGTTCACCTTGAAGCCGGATGCGGAACTGGCGATCGATCAGCGCCTCGATGACGCCGGATCGTTAACCTTCCAGACAGCGCCACTGGTCGAGGACCATGATTATCTCGGACGCCCGGCCGTCACATTGACGCTCAGATGCGACACCGAAACCGCCAATCTCTGCGCAAGGCTCGTCGATGTCCATCCAGACGGCACGGCAACGCGCGTCTCCTTTGGCGTGCTCAACCTCGCTCATCGCAATGGCAATGCCGCACCGGAGCCGCTGAACAAGGGGGAACTGACAACCATTACCATCACGCTCGATGCCTGCGGCTATCGTTTCCGCAAGGGGCACCGTATCCGCCTGTCGCTATCAACGGCCTATTGGCCGATGGTGCTGCCGCCGCCGGAAGATCCGGGGCTGACAATCGACATCGCCTCAATCGGTCTAGCCTTACCCAAGCTCGGCGCGCATGAGATCATCGACATCAAGCAGCCTGACAATCCCGATCCCCTACCGAAATATATCGAACACGCACCCGCCTCCACAAAACGGCAGGTGGTGCGCGATCTATCGGCCGGCCTCACGCGCTATGAAATCCATGAGGATACCGGCCTTTTCGAGCATCCCGGCACCGGTCTTTCCACCCGGCAGCTGCGCGAGGAAATCTGGTCAATCGCGCCGAACGATCCGCTATCGATGACGGGCACCTCGACCTGGACTTGCGACATGCAGCGTCCTGGTTGGTCAGTGACGACGGTTGCGACAGCATCGATCCGTTGCACGGCAACGCATTGGATCATCGCCGCCTCAGTCGTTGCCCATGAAGGCGGGATAAAGATCTTTGAGAAGGATTTTGGCGAGACGGCAATCGCCCGTGACCTGATGTAG
- a CDS encoding alpha/beta hydrolase, with amino-acid sequence MSIDRPMPTEESILEFLDVCEGFYPPDAVGASIEQQRQWYDALCARFDHALPQGMVYADGMVLRIPIRRYRPRMITTSTVLLYLHGGGFVVGSLESHHSICAEIADFAGAELVSVDYRLAPEYRWPAQSEDCFLVLKHLLSSAGSKVVIIGDSAGANLAAGLAIRALEEALPGIAGQVLVYPALGGDLQKGSYVEMANAPGLTTADVAYYRSVLQAPPRHPVAAPLHAVSVERLASAFITVARFDPLRDDGRAYAARLAEAGVEVWFREEPQMVHAWLRARHISEGARAGFKAVCEAVRLFAHR; translated from the coding sequence ATGTCGATCGACCGACCGATGCCCACCGAAGAGAGCATTCTGGAATTCCTTGATGTCTGCGAAGGTTTTTACCCGCCGGATGCGGTCGGCGCATCGATCGAGCAGCAGCGTCAATGGTATGACGCACTCTGCGCGCGGTTTGACCACGCCCTGCCGCAGGGAATGGTCTATGCGGATGGCATGGTGCTGCGCATACCAATCCGCCGGTATCGGCCACGGATGATCACGACATCAACCGTTCTCCTCTATCTTCACGGTGGCGGATTTGTTGTCGGCTCACTCGAAAGCCATCACTCGATCTGTGCTGAAATCGCCGATTTTGCCGGCGCCGAACTCGTTTCCGTCGATTACCGGCTGGCGCCTGAGTACCGCTGGCCGGCGCAGAGCGAGGATTGCTTCCTCGTCTTGAAGCATCTGCTGTCGTCCGCCGGCAGCAAGGTCGTCATCATCGGCGATAGTGCCGGTGCCAACCTGGCGGCGGGGCTCGCCATCAGGGCGCTGGAGGAGGCCCTGCCTGGTATCGCCGGTCAGGTTCTCGTCTATCCGGCGCTGGGTGGTGACCTGCAGAAGGGTTCCTATGTTGAAATGGCAAATGCGCCGGGGCTGACCACGGCTGATGTCGCTTATTATCGCAGCGTTCTGCAGGCACCGCCGCGCCATCCGGTCGCCGCGCCGCTTCACGCGGTATCGGTCGAACGGCTTGCTTCCGCCTTCATCACGGTCGCGCGATTCGATCCCCTGCGAGACGACGGACGAGCCTACGCGGCCCGGCTTGCGGAGGCTGGCGTGGAAGTCTGGTTCCGGGAGGAACCGCAGATGGTGCATGCGTGGCTACGCGCCCGCCACATAAGCGAGGGTGCGCGGGCAGGCTTTAAGGCGGTATGCGAGGCGGTGCGGCTCTTCGCGCACCGCTGA
- the betC gene encoding choline-sulfatase produces the protein MARPNILIIMVDQLNGTLFPDGPADFLHAPHLRALAARSVRFANSYTASPLCAPARASFMSGQLPSRTRVYDNAAEFASDIPTYAHHLRAAGYHTSLSGKMHFVGPDQLHGFEERLTTDIYPADFGWTPDYRKPGERIDWWYHNLGSVTGAGIAEITNQLEYDDEVAYNATRKLYDLSRRQDERPWCLTVSFTHPHDPYVTRRKFWDLYEDCPALDPTVPPLPFDEMDPHSKRLLEACDYRAFDITAEQVRRARRGYFANISYVDEKVGEILDVLERTRMREDTVILFVSDHGDMLGERGLWFKMCFFDGSARVPLMISAPGWQPALVDQPVSTLDVTPTLAGLAGLDISAIANWTDGEDLAQLVNGTKTRSPVLMEYAAEGSIAPLVGIRAGRFKLTVCEKDPPLLFDLQADPRELVNLAGDPAHANTLAMLLDQAKLRWDLAAFDAAVRESQARRWVVYPALREGAYYPWDYQPLQKAAERYMRNHMDLNVLEENQRFPRGE, from the coding sequence ATGGCCCGTCCCAATATTCTCATCATCATGGTCGACCAACTGAACGGCACGCTGTTTCCGGACGGGCCGGCCGATTTCCTGCATGCGCCGCATCTCAGGGCACTCGCTGCCCGCTCGGTCCGTTTTGCCAATAGTTATACAGCAAGCCCCCTCTGCGCACCGGCGCGCGCCTCCTTCATGTCGGGCCAGTTGCCGAGCCGAACGCGGGTCTACGACAATGCGGCCGAATTTGCCTCCGACATTCCGACCTATGCGCACCATCTCCGGGCCGCCGGCTATCACACTAGCCTGTCGGGCAAGATGCATTTCGTCGGGCCCGACCAGTTGCATGGCTTCGAGGAGCGCCTGACGACGGATATCTATCCGGCAGATTTCGGCTGGACCCCCGATTACCGCAAGCCTGGCGAGCGGATCGACTGGTGGTATCATAATCTTGGGTCCGTGACCGGCGCGGGCATCGCGGAAATCACCAACCAGCTCGAGTACGACGACGAGGTTGCCTACAATGCCACTCGAAAGCTCTACGACCTGTCGCGCCGTCAAGACGAGCGTCCCTGGTGCCTGACCGTCAGTTTCACCCATCCGCACGATCCCTATGTCACCAGGCGGAAATTCTGGGATCTCTACGAGGACTGCCCCGCACTTGACCCGACGGTCCCGCCGCTCCCCTTCGACGAGATGGACCCGCATTCGAAGCGCCTGCTTGAGGCCTGCGACTACAGGGCCTTCGATATCACTGCCGAACAGGTCCGCAGGGCGAGGCGCGGCTACTTTGCCAATATCTCCTATGTCGACGAGAAGGTCGGAGAGATCCTCGACGTGCTGGAGCGCACACGGATGCGGGAAGACACGGTCATCCTGTTCGTCTCCGACCATGGCGACATGCTGGGTGAGCGCGGCCTGTGGTTCAAGATGTGCTTCTTCGACGGTTCTGCACGCGTGCCGCTGATGATATCGGCACCGGGCTGGCAGCCCGCCCTGGTCGATCAGCCGGTATCCACTCTCGATGTCACGCCGACGCTTGCCGGTCTCGCCGGTCTCGATATTTCGGCGATCGCCAATTGGACGGATGGCGAAGACCTGGCACAACTGGTGAACGGCACGAAAACCCGTAGTCCGGTTTTGATGGAATATGCGGCCGAAGGATCGATCGCGCCGCTGGTAGGCATTCGCGCCGGGCGCTTCAAGCTGACTGTCTGCGAGAAGGATCCGCCGCTGCTGTTTGACCTTCAGGCCGATCCCCGCGAGCTCGTCAATCTGGCCGGCGACCCGGCCCATGCAAATACGCTGGCCATGCTTCTCGATCAGGCGAAGCTTCGCTGGGATCTCGCAGCCTTCGACGCGGCAGTTCGAGAAAGCCAGGCTCGGCGCTGGGTCGTCTATCCGGCGTTGCGCGAGGGAGCCTACTATCCCTGGGATTATCAACCTCTGCAGAAAGCTGCCGAGCGATACATGCGCAATCATATGGATCTGAACGTGCTGGAGGAAAACCAGCGGTTTCCACGGGGCGAATGA
- a CDS encoding Zn-dependent hydrolase has protein sequence MTGNPEINGERLLERLDRFAEIGATAGGGVNRQALTELDRKARLLLAELAEARGFGVFQDPAANLFIRRRGKDEKAPPLLIGSHLDSQPSGGRFDGALGTLSAFEVLESLEDAGVETQRPVEVVAWTNEEGCRFAPGCMGSSAFSAGEIPLAWSDMAATDGARFGDELKATIASLPQAAMRDLGFPAYAYLELHIEQGPSLEKEDIPIGIVTGIQGTRWLEVTVSGQTAHAGTTALNYRRDPLRAMIATLNGLYASIMPQDERARFTVGRIAVEPGAINAIPQTALCTIDIRHPDSSEIERLSAAVEQVFSDRAGAERCQVALRQTFDMPPANFPQKVLEVLGRAAVKGGLATTRMLSGAFHDALFVNRVAPAAMIFVPCRDGLSHNEAEYTAPRHVVSGARMLLLSTIEILETEV, from the coding sequence ATGACCGGCAATCCCGAGATCAATGGAGAACGCCTGCTGGAACGCCTGGATCGGTTCGCCGAGATCGGCGCGACCGCGGGCGGCGGCGTCAATCGTCAGGCCTTGACGGAGCTGGACCGAAAAGCCCGGTTGCTGCTGGCAGAGTTGGCAGAGGCGCGCGGTTTCGGCGTCTTCCAGGATCCCGCCGCCAATCTCTTCATCCGCCGCCGAGGCAAGGACGAGAAGGCGCCGCCGCTCCTGATCGGCAGCCATCTCGACAGCCAGCCATCCGGAGGCCGCTTTGACGGTGCGCTCGGGACGCTGTCGGCCTTCGAGGTCCTTGAAAGTCTTGAGGACGCCGGCGTTGAAACCCAAAGACCGGTCGAAGTGGTTGCCTGGACCAACGAGGAGGGATGCCGCTTCGCACCGGGCTGCATGGGATCATCAGCGTTCTCGGCAGGCGAAATTCCGCTTGCCTGGTCCGACATGGCCGCAACCGACGGCGCGCGGTTTGGCGACGAGCTGAAGGCAACCATTGCCAGTCTTCCGCAGGCCGCGATGCGTGATCTCGGCTTTCCTGCTTATGCATATCTCGAACTGCACATAGAGCAGGGACCTTCCCTGGAGAAAGAGGATATCCCTATTGGAATCGTCACCGGAATTCAGGGAACGCGGTGGCTGGAAGTGACGGTGTCGGGCCAGACCGCCCATGCGGGGACCACTGCGCTCAACTATCGTCGAGATCCGCTTCGCGCGATGATCGCGACCCTCAACGGACTTTACGCCAGTATTATGCCTCAGGACGAGCGTGCCCGATTCACCGTCGGACGTATCGCCGTAGAGCCGGGCGCCATCAACGCCATCCCGCAGACGGCACTATGCACCATCGACATCCGTCACCCGGATTCGTCAGAGATCGAACGTCTGAGTGCGGCCGTCGAGCAGGTCTTTAGCGACCGTGCCGGGGCAGAACGTTGCCAGGTTGCGCTCAGGCAGACCTTCGATATGCCGCCGGCCAACTTTCCTCAAAAGGTGCTCGAGGTATTGGGCAGGGCCGCGGTGAAAGGCGGACTGGCGACCACGAGAATGTTGTCAGGTGCCTTCCACGATGCATTGTTCGTCAACCGGGTCGCGCCCGCGGCAATGATCTTCGTGCCTTGCCGCGATGGCCTCAGCCATAACGAAGCCGAATATACCGCACCACGTCATGTAGTCTCGGGGGCACGCATGCTGCTGCTATCGACGATCGAAATCCTGGAAACCGAGGTTTGA
- a CDS encoding TenA family protein gives MVSLSEQMLDENRDVFEAMVHHRFVNDIKADRLPKEAFERYLVFEGAFVETAIAIFSYATAKAGTIEEKRWLIGVLDALANQQIAYFEKTFAARAIDPARYDTGRADVAAFREGMLAIARDGGFLDTIAAMFAAEWMYWTWSTEADQTHISDPLLKAWVRLHAEPEFEAQARWLKAVLDEAGETMDPAERKRLSAIFGHAQRLEIDFHEAAYS, from the coding sequence ATGGTATCTCTCTCCGAACAAATGCTCGACGAGAACCGCGACGTCTTCGAAGCCATGGTGCATCACCGCTTCGTCAATGATATCAAGGCTGACCGCCTCCCGAAGGAGGCCTTCGAACGATATCTTGTCTTTGAGGGTGCCTTCGTTGAAACGGCGATTGCGATCTTCTCCTACGCCACGGCAAAGGCCGGGACCATCGAGGAGAAACGTTGGCTGATCGGCGTCCTGGATGCACTTGCAAACCAGCAGATCGCCTATTTCGAGAAGACCTTTGCCGCTCGCGCCATCGATCCCGCTCGCTATGATACCGGTAGGGCCGATGTCGCTGCGTTTCGCGAGGGAATGTTGGCAATTGCCCGTGACGGCGGCTTTCTCGATACGATTGCCGCCATGTTTGCCGCCGAATGGATGTACTGGACCTGGTCGACCGAGGCCGACCAAACCCATATCAGCGATCCGCTTCTCAAGGCATGGGTCAGGCTTCATGCCGAACCGGAGTTCGAAGCGCAGGCGCGCTGGTTGAAGGCGGTGCTGGACGAGGCCGGCGAGACGATGGATCCTGCCGAACGTAAGCGATTGAGCGCCATTTTCGGCCATGCTCAACGCCTTGAGATCGATTTCCACGAAGCAGCCTATTCCTGA
- a CDS encoding BtpA/SgcQ family protein, protein MQQISDKATSAIREIFGTDKALIGMIHCPPFPGAPRYRSAAMDVIYDACMRDAEALVKGGIHGLIVENHGDIPFAKPEDIGHETAAFMSVVTDRISRAVGVPLGINVLANAPIPAFAIAAAGGARFIRVNQWANAYVANEGFMEGRAAEAMRYRSALRAEHIKVFADSHVKHGAHAITADRTIDELTRDLAFFDADAVIATGQRTGNSATMEEIEEIGAATHLPLLVGSGVTKDNIVEILKRTNGVIVASSLKEGGVWWNPVEPARVAAFVEAAKPGLEL, encoded by the coding sequence ATGCAGCAGATATCGGATAAGGCCACAAGCGCCATACGGGAAATATTTGGCACTGACAAGGCGCTGATTGGCATGATCCATTGCCCGCCTTTCCCGGGTGCTCCACGCTACCGCAGTGCGGCAATGGATGTGATCTATGACGCTTGCATGCGCGATGCGGAGGCGCTTGTCAAAGGCGGCATCCACGGATTGATCGTCGAAAATCATGGCGACATCCCCTTTGCCAAGCCGGAGGATATTGGCCACGAGACCGCAGCCTTCATGTCGGTTGTGACGGACCGCATCTCTCGTGCCGTCGGGGTACCGCTCGGCATCAATGTGCTTGCCAATGCGCCGATCCCCGCTTTCGCGATCGCGGCAGCCGGTGGGGCGCGCTTCATCCGTGTCAACCAATGGGCCAACGCCTATGTTGCCAATGAAGGCTTCATGGAAGGCCGTGCAGCCGAGGCCATGCGCTATCGCTCGGCTCTGCGTGCCGAACATATCAAGGTGTTTGCCGACAGCCATGTCAAGCATGGGGCGCACGCCATCACCGCCGACCGGACGATCGACGAACTGACGCGTGATCTGGCGTTCTTCGATGCCGATGCAGTGATCGCCACCGGCCAGCGAACGGGCAACAGCGCAACAATGGAGGAGATCGAGGAAATCGGCGCTGCGACCCATCTTCCGCTACTCGTCGGCTCGGGCGTGACCAAGGATAATATCGTCGAGATCCTTAAGCGTACGAACGGCGTCATCGTCGCCTCGTCGCTGAAAGAGGGTGGGGTCTGGTGGAACCCTGTGGAGCCGGCTCGCGTCGCAGCCTTCGTCGAAGCCGCAAAACCCGGTCTGGAGTTGTGA
- a CDS encoding PfkB family carbohydrate kinase: MRAYVIGNVAVDETISVMSMPEAGASILGREETRDLGGKGANQAVVMSRTGLLTTLVTAVGEDFRAQTIRDQLAGEALDARLLGSPHRSSDFSIIFTTPDGENAIVTTTESAEALTLSEALAPLKDAAGGDLVVLQGNLSEDVTRGILAEARRRGLTTAFNPSPLRPYFAELWPLIDIAFLNRGEAESLTGSSGEAAIQRLAEAGVTQTVLTLGGDGAILAGGSQVLATVPARATEVVDTTGAGDTFMAVALASAALRSTRLDAKAIHHATAAAAITVSRRGTRSAFPTQAELAGILAGE, translated from the coding sequence ATGCGTGCCTATGTCATCGGTAACGTCGCCGTCGACGAAACCATTTCCGTAATGTCCATGCCCGAAGCCGGCGCCTCGATCCTCGGTCGGGAGGAAACCCGCGACCTCGGTGGCAAGGGCGCCAATCAGGCCGTCGTGATGAGCCGCACAGGCCTTCTCACGACGCTTGTCACGGCCGTCGGCGAAGATTTTCGCGCCCAGACGATCCGCGACCAGCTCGCTGGTGAAGCGCTGGACGCCCGATTGCTGGGCAGTCCTCACCGCTCCAGCGATTTCTCCATCATCTTCACGACGCCCGACGGCGAAAATGCCATCGTCACGACGACGGAATCGGCCGAAGCCTTGACCCTGTCCGAGGCGCTTGCCCCGCTCAAGGATGCAGCCGGCGGCGATCTCGTCGTGCTCCAGGGCAACCTCAGCGAGGACGTGACCCGCGGCATTCTGGCCGAAGCCAGACGCCGCGGCCTGACGACCGCCTTCAATCCCTCGCCGCTCAGGCCCTATTTCGCCGAGCTCTGGCCGCTCATCGACATCGCCTTCCTCAACAGGGGCGAGGCCGAAAGTCTGACCGGATCGTCCGGCGAGGCCGCGATTCAGCGCCTCGCCGAAGCCGGCGTGACGCAGACCGTGCTGACCCTCGGCGGCGATGGGGCAATCCTTGCCGGCGGAAGTCAGGTCCTGGCAACCGTTCCTGCCCGTGCCACGGAGGTCGTCGATACGACCGGCGCCGGCGACACCTTCATGGCGGTCGCCCTTGCCTCTGCTGCCCTCCGATCGACCAGGCTCGATGCGAAGGCGATCCATCACGCAACTGCAGCCGCGGCCATTACCGTCAGCCGCCGCGGGACGCGTTCGGCCTTCCCGACCCAAGCGGAACTCGCCGGCATTCTCGCCGGCGAATGA
- a CDS encoding glutamine amidotransferase has product MTKKVLLVGESWVSSATHYKGFDQFGSVTFHLGAEPLVEALKGSEFELTYMPAHEAVEKFPFDMAGLDAFDAIILSDIGANSLLLPPAVWLHSKTVPNRLKLLKAWVEKGGGLLMVGGYFSFQGIDGKARWRRTPVEDVLPVTCLPYDDRVEIPEGTTPVLVKPGHETVAGLSGEWPLLLGVNEVEVRERADVEVIARLPEAEGGHPLLVTGRFGKGRTAAWTSDIGPHWLSPAFCEWEGYGRLWKNILGWLTEAE; this is encoded by the coding sequence ATGACAAAGAAGGTTCTTCTCGTCGGCGAAAGCTGGGTCAGTTCCGCCACGCATTATAAGGGTTTCGACCAGTTCGGGAGCGTCACGTTTCATCTCGGCGCCGAACCGCTCGTTGAAGCCCTCAAGGGCAGCGAATTCGAGCTCACCTACATGCCGGCCCACGAAGCCGTTGAAAAATTTCCCTTCGACATGGCGGGGCTCGACGCCTTTGACGCGATCATTCTCTCCGATATCGGCGCCAACTCCCTGTTGCTTCCCCCGGCGGTCTGGCTGCATTCCAAGACCGTCCCGAACCGGCTGAAACTGCTCAAGGCCTGGGTTGAAAAGGGTGGCGGCCTGCTGATGGTCGGCGGTTATTTCTCGTTCCAGGGCATAGACGGCAAGGCGCGCTGGCGTCGCACGCCGGTCGAGGATGTCCTGCCGGTCACGTGTCTGCCCTATGACGACCGGGTGGAAATCCCGGAGGGAACGACGCCTGTCCTCGTCAAGCCCGGTCACGAGACCGTCGCCGGTCTGTCAGGAGAATGGCCATTGCTGCTCGGCGTCAACGAAGTCGAGGTACGCGAGCGTGCCGATGTCGAAGTCATTGCCCGGCTACCGGAAGCAGAAGGTGGCCATCCATTGCTGGTCACAGGCCGCTTCGGCAAAGGCCGAACTGCGGCCTGGACCTCGGATATCGGTCCGCATTGGCTCTCGCCGGCCTTCTGCGAATGGGAGGGTTACGGACGTCTTTGGAAGAATATTCTCGGCTGGCTGACGGAGGCAGAATAG